The window ATCATTAACAATGCTCTTCCAAGCCTAAAAGGCCTCTTTCAATCATTTAAATTCATAATCTTTGAAACTTTGACCAAGCTATTAGTCATGCCCCTTGctacttttttttatttgtttgtttcattatATTTATCGATATATCTATAGCCCTAAAATTCCCTGGCTTTTCCAAATTCTTACATTCCTTCTCTCCATAAAGAAATTCCCtatagtcttttttctttctttctttctctcaagaTATTCTTAGGGAATTACTTATTCTCCTCTCTACCCTTGACCTTTCTAATATATATGAAGTTgcaaagatttaattaattactAAGAATTTATACTTTAATATTTTGCTGCCACATCGAACTCGctggaaataagtaaaaatttcttGTCAAACTAGTTTCTGATTTTCTTGCTATTTCTCTTATCACTTCAGAGCTATCTGTGGTTATCTTGTTGCCATGCCTTGTCTATGctataaaaagcaaacaaacaaacaaacaaacaaacaaacaaaacccacaaccccctcaccaacaaaacaaaataaaacaaataaaaacccttTCTAATTATCTCTTCTTTCATGTTCCTATTAGCTCAACTCTAAATAAGTCACATGTCAGTCTTCCTCAAGCATATGAGTTCAATATGTAAAGGAACTTTGTCAAATAACAGCTTTAAAGTGAAAGACAATAGTTACACCTACTACTTCCAAATTGTCTCCCTCCTTCATGTCTCTCTATTCAAATACACCCTGCTTTTAACCAACCTAATTTCCTGAAGATAGTAACAATGTAGCATAATCCCACCTTTAAATTTCTATGTCTGCGTATTTGTTACTATAATTTCTAGAAGTGTTATTAAAAGCTCCCATAGGTAAAGGagacttatataatactttaaacaataaagaatttcaattaaaaaataaataaaaaataaaaatactggtctatataaaaaaaaaaaaaagatcagtctGCTTTCCTTCGTCACCCTTCTTCCTGACAGAACCCTTGACTGTGTAGTGCATACCGCCATCCTCCTTCCATCCTTGATATAATATACTCTTTACATTACTCTCCAAGACTTCACTCCTCTATGGATGTTTCCAAATTCTCTTACCACCTAGCTAAAGTCCCATCTTTTTTATACTTAATATCTGAAGTAAGCTGTTGATACCTATGGcatacaacattatatttttcatgttttctgagAGTGTGTTTTAATATCAACTTGATTTTAAGTTTCTtggagtaaataaaaaaataaattattttgtttcctcATGATTTCCTTGAACAGTTGACTTCATGAAAACATTATTTCCCTGTTAATTGGTGTGTTATTTTTAAGAACAAATGCTCTACTTTTGGATAAAATAGAAGAGTATAATGGCATTTACATATTCATCCTAAAACTATAAAGTAATCATTCTATTAGTATTctcttaaaatttgtttaaataataaGTAGTATAAAACTATTACTATAAGAATTCTTTTAGTTTACATAGTACAAATATTCTTCTGCCAACATATTTCTTTACTATAATTaagaaagttttttttgtttgtttgtttgttttaatatttttttattgattttttacagagaggaagggagagggatagagagttagaaacatcgatgagagagaaacatcgaccagctgcctcttgcacacctcctactggggatgtgcccgcaaccaaggtacatgcccttgaccggaatcgaacctaggacctttcagtccgcaggccaacgctctatccactgagccaaaccggtttggcaactATAATTAAGAAAGTTTTATaagaaagacaggaaaacaaCCCATAGCTTGCTAACTGAAAGAAAtgaccagaattttaaaaacttctcatGCTTTCTTGATTTACCTAGACTGACAGTTAGACAAAAGACTTGAAAGATTTAGCCAACTGTCCATGAAGCCGAGTTAATTATGATTGGGAGTGGGTATGCTCTCCCAATGCCAGCCAGCACTCTTGCAAAAGCATGGCATTGAATGAGCCGGGGCACATAGGTGGACCAGGACAAATCAATTTCCATTATTAGAGAAATAGCTTAAAACTCTTACTTCagcttggccagcatggctcagtggttgagcatcaacctatgaaccaggaggtcaaggtgcggttcttggtcagggcacatgcccgggctgcgggctctatcatccccagtgtggagtgtgcaggaggcagctgatcaatgattctctcttatcattgatgttcctatctctccctctcccttcatctctgaaatcaataaaaacaaacaaaacaaaaaacccctctTACTTCAATGAAGGAGGCCCCCTGAGGTTATCTGAGTATATGACAGACAACactaatttttgttatttatatttttcttaacaaaATTATGCATTTACGTAAAGCACTAGTTCttgcctgactggcatggctcagtgggtgagtaacaacctataaaccaggaggtcatggttcaattcagtCAAGGCaaatgcccagtgtggggtgtgcaggaggcagccgatcaatgtttcttgttcatcattgatgtttctatctctttcttcctctccctttctctctgaaatcattaaaaatattttcaaaaaattataaagtacTATTTCTTCTTTGAAGCACACTCCATACATCTTTTCAGCAAAGATCCTAATTCATCCCTAACACTTTTCTGAGAGTAAAATTTAACTGTGCCTACATAATGATTCTACCTTAAACAAAAAGATTAATAATAATTGTGTGCCAGGTGCTATTACCAGTGTTTAATTTATATTACCTTATttaataccaacagcaatcatATAAAGAAGATATCGCTAGTATTAACactaataaaaatgaatgtaCTGAATTTTGTGTCACACTTTCCCAACTAATTTCAccattaagtaaaatatttgaaatgttattttGTACTTGCTTTTGTAGTTTTTATCCTGGAAATCATTATAGAATacaagaaaaccaaaaaaaaactgaagaaaatacaTAGTCTCTGAAAGAAGGTGTGCAAaagttcttttaaataatttgtccTTGAATGAATCTAGTTTCCCGGTGTTTGGCAGAGTATAGACAATATTCATCTTTGGAAGGAAGAACAAGACAGACAGTCCCACGGGCAGATTGGTTGTGGGATCTTCTGCGAGTCAGCACTCCAAAGTTCCCCTGTAGAGAACACATGTGTTATGGAAGAAACaagctgtttacattttccaaatttataGTATGTTTCACCTTActaatttcttaatttaaatagtataaatatgtaaaaacacacaaagacatttATATAGAGGTAGGAAGATGGAAGTGGAAAAACAAAAGTATCTAAAAACAATTGCACTTTTGCAATTTAAAATACTAGATTTATATGATAATCTTCTGACATAAATTTCTATATAAAATTGTACAATTCTGCAAAACTTGTATTGCATGGGGTTATGGAGTCCTGTTTCATAGTAATGATTGGCATCAATAATTGGCAGATTTTGGAGATATTAATGATATGTGCTGCCCTTTCATATACAGCattgatttgtgttttttttcaagtttcattttgaaaataatgatATGCTATCATAGTCTTTGACTCTCCTAATATTCTGTGTCTCTGAAGATTGCAAAGTATTATAATTAATGTAATTTTCAAGGATACAAAAGCAAGTATTAGAAGAATGTTAAGGATGGTTTCATTCTAGAGCTTAATTGTCCAATATGATAACCACTAGGCACATGTGTCAGAATAAATTaatcttttaattaattaaaattaaataaaaataaacattctgtTATTTGTTATTCAATTTCACTAGTCTCATTTAGGTTCTGCATAACTATATGTGGCTCATAGCTGCTGTATTAATATGCAGGTATCAGATATTTCCATCATTGTAGACAGTTCTATTGGACAGTGATATTCTGGagttatattattaaaaatgtactgTAAAATGTATACTTTGTTAAacatagtcttttaaaaatttacatataatgtGGAATATAAAATCAGTATAcgtactattttaaaatattataagccAATATGTCAGcatattctcatttttattttattttatttttttagaatttttgtgagtttatttgagccaaactgtcgacatatgccaggaagcagaacctcaaggagttgagatagtgctccggagaatggtggggttacatttgtatttatacatttgcaatcaaaggagggacataagtgggttacatgaaattcattggtgatagattaaggaggagggataaagcaaagcagggaaatccctgggattggataaaagtaaaatgatggacacatacttaggtgggtgcaggatcaattaacataacaatgaaggaacttgtggtatctgtcctagcgcccagcgcccagcacatttggttgtgcctcAGGGGCtacagaaaaagggaagttacaagttacccagacatttcaacgctgtgttatcatagatgcaaaaagacagataggctcagttaaggtaaaggttgaccttgtcagtgaagataccggtctaggacgtaactgcccaccataactgctttgagttaaagtttaatttcagaccatcattgtggttactttaggtctctcagactgccatgcaggcctcccctgagcttgtcaggtctacatgtggcccctttcgttcACAATTACCTTCCCTCCATTAAGAGGTCCATAAAAAGGAGCCAACTGAGATCCACAAGGGGAGTCAGCAGGAGCCATGTTTGTTTTCCCCACCCCCTGTGATAGGGTTTTGCTGAGGGGCCACTGCTAGGTCCCCACTTGCTCCTCTCCCTTTGGCCTGAGATGGCAGGGCAGTACAGGGGCTTCAAAGGAGCAGGTCATGACTCCTCATTCCCAGAATCATCATGGTCATCACAGTcagcatcttcctcctcctcctcctcttcatcctcaaTGTCAAGGTCGTACAAGTCATAAAGCCAATCTGAGCTGTTGTCATTGGAAGGCACTTTAGTTTTGATGCAATATTCTGCCAGGGTCGTGGGTACTTTCACTCCATCCTTTTCTGCTTCGGCTTTAGTGGCTGAAACCTGTTTTCTAATGATTTCAGCATATTCTTCGTCTTTTCCTTTACTGTCGCTCCATTTCCTGAACATAACGGAAGCATCCGCATTGGCTGCGGAGAAGATGTTGGGCTCATTAAGCAATGAGATTACACTTAACAGGATAGTCCTGACATTCTGAGTAGGATTCCACCTTTCGGAGTTCAGTTGATCACTCTGTGGGGCATCTACGGGTGGATGAAGAATTGAAATGCATACATGTCCACTCTCATAAATGTTGGGGTGCCACATTTTGGTCAAGAATCTGAAGGTAGGTGGTGAATATGGGTAGTCAATAGGAAATTTTATATGCGCCTTGAAGTAGCCGCCTTCGTAGAGGGTGTTGGGGGGTCCGAAGATGGCCACCTCCCAGTTGTAGAAGTCGGACTCATCCACCAGGGTGATCCGGGAACCTTCCACCGGCTCCTCCTGCAGGGACTTGAGCTCCAGCATCAGGGCCTTCTGGGAGCTGGCCatggcggtggtggtggcggcgcCTGGCGGGGGCCCCAGTCCTCACACACCAGCCGAGCTGGACCAGGCCCCCTCCCTTGGCTCGCCCTCGGGCGAGGCCGTACTTGGACCTGGTCTTCACACACCAGGCGGGCCGGACCAGGCCCAAGACAACCGTGGGCTGGCCCGGGTGCTCCTCACACAGGACGGGGGCGGACGGGGCCGGGCCTTCTCCTCACAAGGGGGCCAGGTGCAGGGAGAGGGTGAAGGAGTTAGGGGAATTcactcccagtcctccccaccccGGAGGGGGCCTCCACTTGGCTTGGcggggagaggagaaaagggagaagcagagaaaggCGGCAGAGGGCTGGCGATGATGAGGAGAGGGGGCCAGGCCGGCCCGGGAGTGCCACGCTCGCTCGTTCTTCTCTGGGGCTGCCACGGCCGCTGTTTCTCTTTAGAATAGTGCAAATGGGCAATCGTGCACTCACCTAAGGAGCAGATCCAGGGCTTTCCGtagcaggaaaaaaaggaagaggtcAGCTCAAGGATCAAGCCTTGATGTGTGGTTGCAGTCTCTTCCAGAAGTCTCCCCAGCCAGGTGAGTTCCCAAGACACTGTTCTGGAGAAGGTtccaagttctgtgttttattgtcttgttacatctgtatttataccagttgattttaatcctatcaatctctattccaaaggttagggcgtttcttatctccattccagggagtaaagattatgtagcttaagcgtgattgttcgtagttaaagtgattaactacccgcctggcacttagttaaggagttttattccctccctaacttcagggaaaaaccctacctggggaaacaacctttctcggagaggtgaccttggttaaaacacatggcaccaagaaggggagcaaacatattaagaacagtatgctatatacgccaggtcccttgaaacatatgctgtgcagatgtttcttccctgcagcaactatgtcaagcagcaaggatggaccggcttccagcactttttcttctattttcttccttgctCAGGGTTTGCTGTAGGTCTAATGACTCTCTGGGCAGTTTTCTTCCACATGATGGCTCAGCATTCCAGGCTCTTTTATCTTAGACATCTACACCTCAACAAATGATAACCTGCCGCTATCTCAGCCCACCGGTTGCGAccggtctccccctccccagctcccgccGGCCTCCTTTCCGCAGTGAAAGGCTACTTCCTCTCGAAGCACGTGAGCAGGAGCCTTAGCGACCTCAGCCTCGAAGCTCTTCCCGTCCTGGCTCACTCTTCCTTGCCGGAACTATGCCTGACTCCCTTACCGAGTCGGGTAAGGTACGCAAGAGTGCACAGCCCTCGGAAGCCAAGGCCGGGGCCACCGGGTCGCACTTCcgcctcccaggctcccagcatattctcattttatgctaattattatttttaaaggttttggtataaataaagatttttacTTTTCCATATCTTAACATAGCATCTCAACTATATACATCTAATCCCTTTGCTCATACTGTACTACAAAATACATAAGCTTTACTTaatatcatattttatatttgaaatataattatcCAGTGTTATATTAAACAAACCCCAGAGGACAATTTTTGTAACATATTGcttttcaataattaaaaaatatgttgctTAAATTTCTGAACTAATATTAAATGGGAGTAAATTGGACCCATGAAAATCTTCAGTTTTTAAAGTTCATTGGTTTCTGAATTATTGAAGCATACCAAGTTTAATTGAACTTAAAATTGGAAAAATGCTCTTATTTCCTGCTTCTAGCTTAAAAATAGCCAAAGGGATTTTGCTCAAAGTTATGAATCATTGAAACCCAGAAATTTTTATGAATGTTCAAAGGTAAGCTTAACTCTCATATTTCCAACTTTGAATATAAATTAAAGACCTAACACTAAAAGTGAAGCCACATTTTGAGACAAATATAGTCACGTAATGACCATGAAAGTATAGTCTCTGTATAGTTTTCCATATTTAGCTCTTTCATTGGCTAGTTCAAGTGGACTGAATTCTCTACTAATCCAGTGAGTGCCACAAATTCAACCTATAtctttttatcaaaataaatgtaaatatataaatatacaagtGGATGCATAGACAGAAATGCAATGTTAAAtggaatttgtctttttttttaaggataacgTAATAAATGCTGTCAAATTCTAAAGATGATGGCACTAAACTGTCAGACTCTTTCCTCCAGAGTGTCCAAAAAAAATACCAAGACACTATCCTGTGTCTCTCCCACTCACTGCCCCCTACAAGCCCATCTAGGATAATACTGGAATTAAAAGGGAATACTTGAGATTATGAAGTAGTAGATATATGAGAAAATACTTTGTGATTTCTTGTCTTATCTCTGTGGTCAGGGTGCCGGTGTTCTCAAACACAATGAGTAGGATTAAAGAGAACCATTCATAAACATTGAAAGTGTTTATAGAGAAAGATATTTGCTGTCCATCCTATAATGGATGTTCGTTATACTATAAAAACTAATGGGCTTATGGCACCAGCCCTGTGTAGAGGCCCGTGTGAAAtatacattgatttcagagaggaagggagagggagagataggaacatcagtgatgagagagaatcatcgactgcctcttgcatgccccctactggggatcgagcccaccacctgggcatgtgccttgattaggaattgaactgtaacctcctggttcttagggtgatgcccaaccaatgagccacactgggtggGCCCCTGTGAATTCTTGGAGGATATTGTCATGGTCTCTAGTTTGGAGGGCATGTGAAAAGAGATGGCTGCCTGCCTTTCAACTATTTAATTCTAAAGATTTGGAAGGCTGCCAGCTACAGTTTAAAATAAGGAATAGGGACAGTAGAAAAGTAAGCTAAACTTCCATTGTTGGGCATACCGGTGATACAAAGCTTTCCCATGTACCAGGTGGTTGCTGAAGAAGACAGGTGGTTCTA is drawn from Myotis daubentonii chromosome 3, mMyoDau2.1, whole genome shotgun sequence and contains these coding sequences:
- the LOC132229460 gene encoding ubiquitin-conjugating enzyme E2 R2-like — protein: MASSQKALMLELKSLQEEPVEGSRITLVDESDFYNWEVAIFGPPNTLYEGGYFKAHIKFPIDYPYSPPTFRFLTKMWHPNIYESGHVCISILHPPVDAPQSDQLNSERWNPTQNVRTILLSVISLLNEPNIFSAANADASVMFRKWSDSKGKDEEYAEIIRKQVSATKAEAEKDGVKVPTTLAEYCIKTKVPSNDNSSDWLYDLYDLDIEDEEEEEEEDADCDDHDDSGNEES